From the Candida dubliniensis CD36 chromosome 2, complete sequence genome, the window ACTCTGTGACAATGGGATCATCTGCATCTGTTTCCAGGTCCCCATTATTATAATACGGTAACGAACGTGGGattctttttgtaatttgtttaacaaGTTCTGTTGGATGAAAATCAAGATTGATTCGAGTCATGttctaaaaaaatatattttgttAGTAATGTAATACATAAAAAAACCTTCATTGAAAGACAATGATAAAAACTAGTTTGAGCGAAATTACTGGAATAACTGGGCAAGTTGTAACAAATTTAACTTGTTAAACACTTGGTGACGAATAGTTTTAATGAATTCCCTTTCATTACTGATTAATCCCTAGTTTAGTAAAACCACGTTAACATACAAGTATGGGAGGAGATTCTCCTCTACTGTTAGACATGATTATTGCcttgaaaacaaaaaataaatgtgGTTGAAATTAGAATAATATAGAATCAAATAGTTGTAAATGTGATACAagtaaattaattttattatgtTGTGGgattttccttttcttttttcttttttcattttcaaggtttttttttttttgccctttatttgttttgtttgtcAGTTTTTGCGATTTCTGCAACAACGTTAAAAGAACGACCTACGTGCACGACTTtctgtctttttttttttttttttttggtcaCGACCATTTGCAATCactttttctctctttaTATCATAGTGCTAACATATATTACTATTCTCTATAAAAATATACTATTGCCAccaattgattgttgtctttcataatcaataaCGATATCCGATTCGACTTGAATATTACCACTGCTGGTTGCTGATCTTTCATTGTTAGCCGATTTGAGATACGATTGATGCCCATTACTACTGCTGTTGTGCAACGTTtcaccatcatcaacaataaatgaTTCATCGGCTGGAATTGTGTCTTCAATAAACTTAGTGTCTTCACTTTGACGGAACAACCTTGCATATACTTTATCGGTGTCTTCCCCTAAAAACTTTAATacttttttgaaaactaCTTCATAAACATCGTTACTCCataaattatctaaatGCTCATGATTCTCTACAGGATAGGCTTTTGTTGTCAGCTTAGGCAATTGTGACTTCATGACATCTATATCAACCAACGAATCTGTTGTTCCGTAAATCAAACGGATGGGGACTTGGATGTTTTTCAAAGGGTAACTTATTGGCTTTAATCCTGACAAATTCGAGTTTGAATCATGATACATTTGAAAGTTTTTCGAAGACATAACTTGAAACCAATGAACAACACATTTGACACTTGTTGTAGAATACAAGTGTGCATAACTGCTTAATTTCTGCAATTTGGTAATGTTTGTGGCTCGCCAATtaaataacaaataattgGCTATATCTATCATATTATCAAACAATGGTGGGTACATTATTCTCTCCCAAAAGATACATGAAGGCATTAATACTCTCCGactaaacaacaaataaatcacATTGGGGGATGATTTTAACAAGATGTCCAagaattttgaatataatcCATGCGGCGTTGTTGCAGGAGATATGGCAATTAACTGATCAATTTTGTCTGCCAAATCGGAATTAACGGATACACTAGCAAAGGCTTGGGCACTGCCTTGACTGAACCCGATATATGTCAATTTGGATTTCTTGGTGGTCTGtaaaatataatcaatagTGTTGGGGATATCAAATAATGCAAACTCATCAATGGAAAAATCCCAGTATTTAATGGAATTCAAATTGTAGAATAAATGTTTTTGACTATACTTGTTACCACGATTGTTGCCCAACCAAACATCGTAACCCAAATCATACAAGATAAATGGTAGGTTCTGATACTTGTCAATCATCGTAACCCATATTTCACTGCACATTAATAACCCATGATGTAGATAGATAACTTTCCCATTAGATGGTCTATTTTTACCTTTTATTCTATGGAtgttcaataaataatcatcTTGGGTTCTGACTATTCTGCTTTCTATTTCATATCCAAATAAGCTGACCATCTGTTCAATATTTTCGgaattcaacaattcaatAGTCAAATCATAACTCTTTTTGGTGAATTTGGGAATATCGGATTTTATATACAGATATTTGATGTTCTCTTCGTCGTTTATATCGATCTTTTTCTGTTTGATAATTAAAGTAATTGGATTTGGGgtaaatttatatatttgtttGGTCACAAATGTGCAAAAATCGATGAATTTACTTGGTAAAAGAGTTGTTATCAATGAAATGATGAACTCAACCCATGCCAATGTGAAGgatataataatcaaagGCCAATCCAGTAAACTAAGTCTACCAATAAGTGGAATCGTCATTATCGTTAGGTATAAAAATAACTGTAGGATTATTGGGTATGTAGTAACAGTGTTagatattaaaaaaaaaaaaaagggagTAAGGGTGTGGAGGAAGTTTATCAAAGAAGGGGACAGTTAAaggttgaaaaaaaaaaaaaagtacgTATTGAAAGATATGGAAACAATTGTAAAAGCAAGCAAGTGTTATCGATAttattgttgctgttgataggttctttattttttttgcgCGTGACTCTGGAAATAATATCAAGTTCCAGTGGAAAGCAATTGCGCTATAGTCGTGTATTTTGGCAcaatcaattataaatacTTGATGCTACCAACTGTTGAATTAAAAGGAATCACAGAAACTCTTGTGGTGGATCTAAAACAATGAATActaaagttttttttttcctacATAGCATATTAAGAACGTGGTTCGATGACTTAATTGTTTCATCAAGTATCTGttgtcaatttttaaaactgCTATTACAATTGGAGTTGTTTTACAGAAAAGATAACTTTAGATTCTCtcaatttaaaacaatcaagAATGGGCTGTGCCACCTTGAAATTACCAATCccctcaaaaaaaaaaaaaataaaggcTGAATTTTAATATATGGTATTTGCCTTTGGTTTAGAGTTAATACATGATTGGTTCTaatacttttattttttgaagTACCAACGTCATCCAcagtattattaaaaaCAGCGGCCTTGGAAAAAGTTTATTAATTGTATCAGCGTCTGCCAGAAACTTGTGATAGAGAAGTCACtgaaaatttaaaagattCAGTTGAACAAATCTAAAATTGGGCAAAGCTGGTACGGCTCAAGTTATTTTTCCCTGACCCAAAGTTAAAGTAGTAATTGTTGTCGGGCCGAATCATCATCCATCTAGTTTGAAATAAAGTTAACACCGATTATGGTTGtttaatcaatattttcaatagaTATAGTTTGTGTTTATGCACAGCGCCTCCATCGCATAAGATGTTGACGCACGGCGGCTTCATCGcttaaaatcaaaaaactTGATTCAAACAGTTCTTTTCTGTATTAGTTTCAAGTAACATTAGATCTATTACTTCTAATCATAGCAAAGCCTTGCGGAACAGAGCTCAAAATTGTGAAAATGATAGCATcatttcattcaattgttgaagtATAAATAGATACCTCATGAACTGCAACATATGTTTGTttagaaatatttttatcaacTAGAAAACCTCAATGCAACTAGTAAATTACACTCAATGGGAAATCGTTTCATACGTACAAGTATTCTTGTTTGCGATCTTGCTTCTTGCTTTCTTGGTAATTACAACTATTAAGAAGAATGAAAGGAAAGGATTACGTCAAATTTTACCattcttcatctttttcACCATTTTCCTCATGTTAAAAATAGTTGGTGGTATTCTTGGGTTAGTGTTTATGCATCAAAAAACTTTCAATGTTAGTTTATTTATCCCCACATATATTTTCGATTCAATTGGTTTAGGATTCATAGCTAGAAGTATCACATCTTTGGTCACCCATAATTTCAAGTACCAAGATGATTTGCCTGCATTTTTTAGATCAAAACACCAAAAGGTTAAAAAACACAATCATTCCCATTCATTCGAAAAATCCGATAATGATAGCGACAATGACCATGACGATGATAACGAcgaaatcaattattggcCGTTTAGAGTATTAacaatgattttaattgcTGCCATAGTTGTGAATATTGTCGGTACCAACATCATTGTTAACTATCAAGGATCTTCAACCGGTATTGCATTAATTAAAGCAGGGGCCATTTTATTCTTAATTGagattttattaatgattttatttttggtaaTTATTCGTTTGAGTGGTtctcaattgaatatagtcatttatttattgattgttggtttggcaattttgattgttaGATGTGTTTTTTCATTACTCAGTGGTTTCCATTGGAGTACTTGGGAAAACCCAAGTCCATATATTATCTACTTTGGTAAGTATGGGTATTACACTTTTCTTGCATTGTTACCTGAAGTGATAACTGCTGGTATTATACTTGGTGcctttttattttggtaGAGGGGAGAAGTAGCACTTCTTGGTACTCCCACTTTGTTTAGTAAACTACACTTTTTATACGTTTGATAATATCaaaacatcaacaaatagacaatataaaataaatgaatatacTGTAATTTATCTATATACATGAAGATGCGAATTCTATTTACATAAGCACTTGTTTGTCACACTATTTACATATTTAAATTTGCCTTTTCACATGGGACCGTTATTTCCATTATTTGAAGATGGTTCATTTCTTGGGTAATTGTGGTTATCGCCATACCTTTCAAAACGGTTGTCAATTCCTTGTTGGGAATCATTCGTTTCATGATAATTGCTATGTTTTAATCTTAATGAGCATTCAGGACATTGACAGCCcatatgatgatgatttctAAACCTTAATGATCTTCTAACACAGTCTGGACATTGACAACCCCAGTGATGGAAACTTCTAGACCAGTAAGGGCGGTTTCCTGATACGATTGAACCCAAAATAAAAGCGCCAcctaataaaaataaaccgCCAAATCCAAAACGACAAAATGGAGCTCCTCGATAAAATCCACGATAAtacattttttaaaattgatgtgTAAGTTGTAATAGTTGTTTAAATCAGAAAATTGTAGAATAATGATTAAgggaagaaaaagaaaaaagaaaaaggagtTGATCCAAAAGCTAGCGATTTAATCGTTGTATTTATACTAGGTGggaagaataaaaaaaggaaagaagAGTGGGGAGAGTTAAGAGTTAACAGCGTGACTAGCATAGTTTtgcaatcaatttatttctgAAACATTGCTATACTTGGTGCACGGGTAAGTTAACGCCGTCCATAGACGGAATTGACTCAAGGTGCATAATTTCCGAAAGAAGTTAATTAAAGCTGAGTATAAAACTATAGTATTCTTTCTGTCAAATTTCTACAAAATCCCTTCTGTCAACTTGGGTATtagaataaataaaaccaTCCATTACTAGGTCAAATTTAGAATTAGTATTTATTTTGATGGAGggtttatcaatttcaaatggtGGGTTGTACATTTTATTTCCGTTTCTACCAGTCACATTTCCGAATCGCATTCTCAAATGATAACAAATTGTATAGTAGATAGAAGATAAAGGGCGGCAAGAGACAGgcaactaaaaaaaaaaaaaaaacacaaccTAAATAACACTACACTACCCTTTCCTCATATCCCTTGAActaacaaatttatttcaatcaatattCATAATCTCCCCGATCCTAATGTCTAAAGCTTTATCTTGTTACGCATTTGAATCGTTACTCTTCAAATTGAATCTTGAATCCAATAAGATCCCTTTATCGAAGTACTTTGAAACTTTACACGAATCAACCACCACATTGCCATCACGAGCACCACTATTTATAACATGGAATAAAAACCATCAATTGCGTGGTTGTATAGGCACATTTTCTGCCTTACCCATTGAATCTGGTGTTTCTAGGTATGCCTTGCATGCGGCATTACAAGATCCTAGATTCTCCCCCGTTAATGCTTCTGAAGTTGAAGCTTTGGAGGTTTCAGTTACATTGTTAGATAATTTTGTTCCTATTAATAACCCGCTTGATTGGGAAATTGGTGCGAATGGATTGAAAATCTCGTTTGAACTAAACAATGAACATTATTCTGGTACATTTTTGCCAAGTGTGGCGGAGGAGGAGAATTGGGATAAATTGACTACTTTATATTATCTTTTGAAGAAAGCTGATTATCCAGTAAGTCAGAAGAATGTATCCAAGTTCTATGAAAAGGGTTTGAAAGAAGGCTGGTTGGAATTAACCAGATATGATGGGTTGAAGAATCGCTTAGATTATAACGAGTTTACTAAGATTAGAAATCAAATGGAATaaaagttttgaaaaaaaaagtctgttgattgaattgttttgataattttattcTATAAACCAGATACCCATACATTGAGATCTGTATTCTTTGTCGCTTTATCAACAAActtaaatttatatttgaatcGTGTGTACCGgatatacatatacataCTTCCATTTTATAGTATTTCCGGAGAAGATTGTGCGGAAACACATTAACAGgaacaaaataaaagtcCTCTTTCCTTCCTTCCCCCCACATTATAATAGATCCCACTAGATCCTTTCTTCTATTTCCTTGGTTATAAAATGGGGTACAAATTCCCaagaatgaatgaatatgtttgaaaatgaaattaataagCAGACCACAATCAATAAAGACACTCTCTCTTTGTTTTCTAAAATATGTTCAAGAAATCAGCTAatgatattgttattattgcaGCAAAGAGAACTCCAATCACCAAGTCAATTAAAGGAGGGTTGAGTAGATTGTTTCCCGAGGAAATATTACATCAAGTGGTTAAGGGTACTATATCTGAGTCTCagtttgatttaaatttgattgatgatgTCTTAGTTGGAGCAGTTTTACAAACGTTAGGTGGTCAGAAGGCTAGTGCCTTAGccattaaaaaaattggtttcCCATTGAAGACCACCGTGAATACAATTAATCGTCAATGTGCTAGTTCTGCTCAAGCAATCACTTATCAAGCAGGTAGTTTGCGTAGTGGGGagaatcaatttgttattgCTGCTGGAGTAGAAAGTATGACTCATGATTATTTCCCTCATCGGGGGATTCCTACAAGAATTTCCGAATCATTTTTAGCAGATGTCTCTGATGAAGCTAAAAATGTGTTGATGCCAATGGGGATAACCAGTGAAAATGTTGCTACTAAATATGGAATTTCTcgaaaacaacaagacGAGTTTGCACTTGATTCTCATTTAAAAGCAGACAAAGCTACACAGCTGGGACATTTTGCCAAAGAAATCATTCCTATTCAAACAACTGATGAAAGCAACCAACTGGTTTTAGTGACTAAAGATGATGGGATAAGGGGTGGCTCaaccattgaaaaattgagcAACTTAAAACCCGTGTTCAAGGACGATGGGACTACTACTGCTGGTAATTCCTCACAAATTTCTGATGGTGGTTCTGCTGTGATTTTGACTACTCGTCAAAATGCCGAGAAATTGGGAATAGTACCAATAGCTAGATTCATTGGTTCGTCAGTGGCAGGTGTTCCTTCAGGGCTCATGGGAATTGGTCCATCAGCTGCTATTCCACAATTATTGTCGAGATTAAATGTTGATACCAAAGATATCgatatttttgaattaaatgaGGCATTTGCATCCCAACTGATTTAttgtattgaaaaattgggaCTTGATTATGATAAAGTTAATCCATACGGTGGAGCTATAGCCTTGGGACATCCATTGGGGGCAACTGGTGCAAGAGTTACTGCCACTTTGCTTAATGGACTAAAAGATCAGAATAAAGAGTTGGGTGTTATCTCAATGTGCACATCTACTGGTCAAGGGTACGCTGGCTTGTTTGCTAATGAATAGAGGAAATTAGTAGATTCTACGCTATAGACAAAatgtaaaataaaataaaataaaataaaactgGAACGTATATAATctataattaaataattaagGAATTCGGAAAACATTAAAGCAAAGAAGgattaaatcaaaagtGAGAAAGTGGGTATAATTAAATCCCATTAGCGGGTACGAAAGGAGGGGGGAAGaaagataatgaaaattgaGATCTGGTTTGATCTCTCTTTATTGCTGAGTCAATCTAACCAACCAATAAATACATGTTCCACTCAAAACTGGTATTGTAAAGTTATCATCAATGCCAGCCAAATCAATTACTTCTGAAATACTAGTTATTACCCCAATTAGCAAAGAGTAAATTGGTAAACTCAACTTGTTTGTTGAGGCATTCCAGTAGATATCGCCTGGTTGGTtccaataattatattgagGAATGAAATAGCCATACCATAAATAAGCAGTCAAAACACCGGTTACACAACTAGCAAGACATCCTGCCAACGATTTACCACTGGCAATCTGTGGAGTATATTTACCAAATGCTCTACCAAAGGTGGAAGCTGCAGTGTCTGCCCAactcaataataaaatactCAAAACGGAAATGTCCTTTGGATAAGCATAAAGCACAATTAAAACACCcaccaaataaaaaagggTCCCATTGTATGAATTATATTCGTTGTCTCTAATTACAAATGACATGACCTTACAAATTTTCTCATTCAAAGCAGGGTTGTTTAATctaatcaaatcattggTCAAAAGGACAGCAAACACACTTCCTAATGGTATAAATAACTGGGGTACAGTAACACCAATAG encodes:
- a CDS encoding 3-ketoacyl-coa thiolase, peroxisomal precursor, putative (Similar to S. cerevisiae FOX3), with amino-acid sequence MFKKSANDIVIIAAKRTPITKSIKGGLSRLFPEEILHQVVKGTISESQFDLNLIDDVLVGAVLQTLGGQKASALAIKKIGFPLKTTVNTINRQCASSAQAITYQAGSLRSGENQFVIAAGVESMTHDYFPHRGIPTRISESFLADVSDEAKNVLMPMGITSENVATKYGISRKQQDEFALDSHLKADKATQSGHFAKEIIPIQTTDESNQSVLVTKDDGIRGGSTIEKLSNLKPVFKDDGTTTAGNSSQISDGGSAVILTTRQNAEKLGIVPIARFIGSSVAGVPSGLMGIGPSAAIPQLLSRLNVDTKDIDIFELNEAFASQSIYCIEKLGLDYDKVNPYGGAIALGHPLGATGARVTATLLNGLKDQNKELGVISMCTSTGQGYAGLFANE
- a CDS encoding phosphatidate cytidylyltransferase, putative (Similar to S. pombe PTP4), giving the protein MSSVPSSPIRNDSSFMVAEGQEARLRKEIKKTILDFDSNQSYIEEEDRTYIYNNSSILDDDDELEDAEAEDDEDSYELDDTEIEIEEDDSSIVLEKVANSTTDSTKDLKSLATEKPSLTFYQFLKKHEIPRKLFHSSIGVLTLWLYTIGVTVPQLFIPLGSVFAVLLTNDLIRLNNPALNEKICKVMSFVIRDNEYNSYNGTLFYLVGVLIVLYAYPKDISVLSILLLSWADTAASTFGRAFGKYTPQIASGKSLAGCLASCVTGVLTAYLWYGYFIPQYNYWNQPGDIYWNASTNKLSLPIYSLLIGVITSISEVIDLAGIDDNFTIPVLSGTCIYWLVRLTQQ
- a CDS encoding triglyceride lipase-cholesterol esterase, putative (Similar to S. cerevisiae TGL1;~Steryl ester hydrolase, one of three gene products (Yeh1p, Yeh2p, Tgl1p) responsible for steryl ester hydrolase activity and involved in sterol homeostasis; localized to lipid particle membranes.) — translated: MTIPLIGRLSLSDWPLIIISFTLAWVEFIISLITTLLPSKFIDFCTFVTKQIYKFTPNPITLIIKQKKIDINDEENIKYSYIKSDIPKFTKKSYDLTIELLNSENIEQMVSLFGYEIESRIVRTQDDYLLNIHRIKGKNRPSNGKVIYLHHGLLMCSEIWVTMIDKYQNLPFILYDLGYDVWLGNNRGNKYSQKHLFYNLNSIKYWDFSIDEFALFDIPNTIDYILQTTKKSKLTYIGFSQGSAQAFASVSVNSDLADKIDQLIAISPATTPHGLYSKFLDILLKSSPNVIYLLFSRRVLMPSCIFWERIMYPPLFDNMIDIANYLLFNWRATNITKLQKLSSYAHLYSTTSVKCVVHWFQVMSSKNFQMYHDSNSNLSGLKPISYPLKNIQVPIRLIYGTTDSLVDIDVMKSQLPKSTTKAYPVENHEHLDNLWSNDVYEVVFKKVLKFLGEDTDKVYARLFRQSEDTKFIEDTIPADESFIVDDGETLHNSSSNGHQSYLKSANNERSATSSGNIQVESDIVIDYERQQSIGGNSIFL